The genomic interval GTGGCGAAGGGGCTGTCCGTCGATCCGCGCAGCGGCATCGAGCGGCGTCATCACATGGATGAGAAGCTGCTGCAGCGCGCGATGAAGAAGGCGGTGCTGGCAGCGGGGCTGACCAAGCCGGCCACACCGCATACGCTGCGTCATTCCTTCGCCACGCATCTGCTGCAGGCGGGTTACGACATCCGCACGGTGCAGGAGTTGCTGGGCCATGCCGATGTGGCGACGACGATGATTTACACCCATGTGCTGAACAAGGGCGGGCGCGGCGTGGTGAGTCCGCTGGATGAGATGTAGCGAGCCTTTGCGATCAGATCGCTTTTAGCGGAAGTTGGGTCTCGGGGCTTTTTGCTGCCGCCACGCTTGCTCGTGAAACAAAATATCGCCATACTGCATCGCAAATGCAACGCATTGGGTACCCAGATGAAAACTGCCACGATTCCTTCCTTGCGGGTTGATCCGGAACTGCGTCGCTGCGCAGAGAGCGTCTTGCACGACGGAGAAAGCCTGTCGAGCTTCGTCGAGCAGGCAATCCGTCAGACCATCGCTTGTCGTCAGGCCGAACAGGAATTCATCGCGCGTGGATTGAGGGCGCGCGATCAGGCCAGGCAGAGCGGACGCTATGTCGAGGCTGCCGCCGTCGTTGATCGGCTCCAGGGGATGCTTGACGAGGCCAGATCCGGCAAATCGCCAGCATGACGTATCGGGTTCGTTTCACCGAGGCAGCCGAGGCCGATCTGGTCAGGCTGTATGAATTCATTCTTGAGCGGGATGCTACGGATTGGGCACTGGCCGAGCGGGCGCTGGCGGCGATTCGCGCGGGCATGTCGATACTGGAGCAGACGCCCTTTAGCTGCCGCAAGGCGGCGACCGATACACCCTTTCTGCGCGAGTTGCTGATTCCGTTTGGCGCGGCGGGCTATGTTGCGCTTTTTGAAATCGATGATGCCGAGACGGTAACGGTGCTGGCGGTGCGCCATCAGCGCGAGAGCGATTACCTTTAATTTCGCTTTCCGCATCGAAAGAGGAAAGGGAGCGGGAAGGGGGAGGAAAACCGGCCAGTCCCGATATTTCGGCGCATCTACAGATCAAGCTTTATCTGCGCCGTTGATGCGGCTCTCGTCAGGCCAGCATTTCCAGCAGGGTCGGGTGCCAGCTTGCGCTGTCGATCTCGCCCATCCGGCCCTGCAGACGAGCTTTGTCCACGCAGCGCAACTGGTCGAGCAGGATACGCGCCTGTTTGCCATCGAAGTGCACTTGCGGACGACAACCCAGCGGCTGCCCCTTGCTGGTCAGGGGGGCGATGATGACGCACGGCAGGGCGGCATTCATGTCGTCTGGCGACACCACCAATCCCGGACGCGTCTTGCGGATTTCCGTGCCGATGGTGGGGTCCAGGTTGATCCAGTACACCTGCCCCGGCGTGTCATGCGTGCAGGCCTCATCCCGTCACCACACCCGTTCGCCGCCATCCGTATCATCGGTATCCACGGCCAGTCCCTCCCAGGCATCAACCTCCTGGGTGGCGTCCAGGGTGTCGAACCAGCCCTCACGGACGCGGCGCACCGGCTCGATCACGATGCGTTTGCCTTCCAGACGCAGATCAATCTCTCCCGTGATGCCACACTCAGCCAGCAGTGGCGCGGGAATCAACACACCTTGCGAGTTTCCGATTCGGTGCAGTGTCGTACGCATGACCACCTCCATGTAATAACCTGATTGTTACATCATGGGTGTAGCAAAATTGCAACCGCCCTCCCCCGGCGCTTCGGGGCAGGGCGGGTTCGGACATCAGCCGCGCAGGGCTTGATTCACTGCCTCGGCGACATTGAAGCCGGACATGATGGCCTGCTGGGTGCCGATGCCGCGGCCGCCGGCGTCGCAGCCGACGAGATAGAGGCCGGCCAGCGGCGTTTCGATCGAAGGCTTGCTCTTGCCGCACTGGCCGACGATCTGCGCCAGGCCGATGGTTTCGCCGCCGGTGCCCGGCATGGTGGCGTCGCGGGTGGCGTTGGAGACGCTGCGGGTGGTGTAGAGATCCTTTTCCTCGACCAGCTCGCGCGCTTCGGGGAACAGGCCGAAGAAGATTTCCTCGCCGGCATCGGCCCAGGCCTGGATGTCTTCCTTG from Sterolibacterium denitrificans carries:
- a CDS encoding YlcI/YnfO family protein, translated to MKTATIPSLRVDPELRRCAESVLHDGESLSSFVEQAIRQTIACRQAEQEFIARGLRARDQARQSGRYVEAAAVVDRLQGMLDEARSGKSPA
- a CDS encoding type II toxin-antitoxin system RelE/ParE family toxin; translation: MTYRVRFTEAAEADLVRLYEFILERDATDWALAERALAAIRAGMSILEQTPFSCRKAATDTPFLRELLIPFGAAGYVALFEIDDAETVTVLAVRHQRESDYL
- a CDS encoding type II toxin-antitoxin system PemK/MazF family toxin; translated protein: MYWINLDPTIGTEIRKTRPGLVVSPDDMNAALPCVIIAPLTSKGQPLGCRPQVHFDGKQARILLDQLRCVDKARLQGRMGEIDSASWHPTLLEMLA
- a CDS encoding AbrB/MazE/SpoVT family DNA-binding domain-containing protein, whose translation is MRTTLHRIGNSQGVLIPAPLLAECGITGEIDLRLEGKRIVIEPVRRVREGWFDTLDATQEVDAWEGLAVDTDDTDGGERVW